A region of Haliotis asinina isolate JCU_RB_2024 chromosome 7, JCU_Hal_asi_v2, whole genome shotgun sequence DNA encodes the following proteins:
- the LOC137291992 gene encoding uncharacterized protein, whose product MLMGTWKRRNLTYLEETEMELFLLKARGGHRIPMTLDRKDGRCGNVTFDSMMAYVFHPKLWFRALCNPRGDKPCCFNGMCVMATEEQCRCHDCYDMRQQIHAEYATWTPTNPDCQPKQYTQTEACRLLKGSLLYMSGDSFIRHIYTALILLLRNDYEHGAILQTASEVMKKECRGMYMFTEKVCRIWLDRRVSVCGGTVNVVLNEQISSAYGSSLPRLAHSLANTSKSLLILGIGIHENYNPRPIMFSYFHPLLDTLVKSKQTWPRVLWAGPHAPGILKSPMLPQQNYQSVLKYNSIINNYLTSWGVPVFDTFNLTEGVMSFDGAHYGVGINRMKVQILLNYIQELSDKGTW is encoded by the exons ATGTTAATGGGTACCTGGAAAAGGAGGAATCTGACCTACCTAGAAGAAACCGAAATGGAACTGTTCCTTTTAAAAGCTCGTGGTGGACACAGAATACCGATGACGCTTGACCGCAAGGATGGACGGTGTGGAAACGTGACCTTCGATTCAATGATGGCATACGTATTTCATCCTAAACTGTGGTTCCGTGCTCTGTGTAATCCAAGGGGAGATAAACCATGCTGTTTCAATGGCATGTGCGTCATGGCCACCGAGGAGCAGTGTCGCTGCCATGACTGTTATGACATGCGGCAACAGATTCATGCAGAATATGCTACATGGACACCTACTAATCCAGACTGTCAGCCAAAACAATACACGCAGACAGAAGCGTGTCGCCTTCTCAAGGGGAGCTTACTCTATATGAGTGGCGACTCTTTCATACGTCACATCTATACGGCTCTCATATTGTTGCTGAGAAATGATTATGAACACGGAGCAATACTGCAAACAGCATCAGAGG TGATGAAGAAGGAATGCCGAGGAATGTACATGTTTACTGAAAAGGTCTGCAGAATCTGGCTAGACAGAAGGGTCTCAGTCTGCGGTGGAACTGTGAACGTCGTCCTCAACGAACAAATATCATCAGCATACGGATCCTCCTTACCAAGACTGGCCCACAGCTTAGCAAACACCAGTAAATCTCTTCTAATCCTTGGCATAGggattcatgaaaattataatcCAAGACCcataatgttttcatatttccatcCCTTGTTGGACACTCTTGTTAAATCCAAGCAAACATGGCCAAGGGTATTATGGGCAGGACCACATGCTCCGGGAATTCTGAAAAGTCCAATGTTACCGCAACAGAATTACCAAAGCGTTCTGAAGTATAACTCGATTATCAACAATTATCTGACGTCATGGGGTGTTCCTGTGTTTGATACGTTCAATCTGACAGAGGGTGTGATGAGCTTTGATGGTGCCCACTACGGTGTGGGTATAAATAGGATGAAGGTGCAGATTTTACTGAACTACATCCAAGAACTTTCAGATAAAGGAACTTGGTAA